The genomic stretch gtcttgggtgatatatcggcataaggAGGAATTTCAAATTTTGGCTTTGCAGAAATGACATCAGAAACTTGCGTTTTTATCGAGAACATccaacaggcgatatatcgcagaatcataggcgatatatcggccgagggcatttttggaaattttcatggaaattcgtaggtttttgggatttttgtaaaaagaataaaagGAAGATCGAAAAGGACAGAAGGGGGAAGCATTCTGACGGCAGAGgaaaagaaacagagaagaatccacgtttatttcgtttgtgtttattttatgcttttgaattttagattgtgtgatgaagtttaatattatgaactaaatttttatttagagtattttaatgtagtcactggatattctattcgtctttaatgcaatttctatgaatctttgaCTTTATgattatctattgttcttatgtttaatgcttgtaattgattggccatctgttgcatgattattgattttaattcaatatctgaaaagtgagaattggaatagctttagacaatagacatagatttcaatttagaacgaaagtatcaaattggtttgtgtagcaattaggtttttgttcttaatgcggtttatgtgtcgaatttatcacagacatgtagagaattcacaggtaaactgaatattttatatcttgagaaagaatagaattgtcaatagtaaacttgctataatcataaatcaaagaaacatattagttgtattattgattgaatagaattaaaggttgatgaaattagaatactctaatctttcgcttatattaaatttcgttaattaaattgtgctttcttagtttattgttcattgttaattgtcattaaaatttcactagtcaaatagaaataaaagtttgctattggtaattattagatcaattccctgacggaacgataatatatttccactactattacttgtttattcgattgcgtatacttgcgcagtagTAAAAATTCGCAACAGCTGCCGTGAGttgaagagaggaagagagagagagggtggcgagctagagagagagaaaggaaagggctgccattttctagagagaaggaagaagaaaaaaagaaagaggagggaagaagaagagggtttcgaacccTAGGTATGTTCTATCTATTGGTGTTTTACATATTTGAATTAGAgtcttctcctcttctctaatctaagaTTTATTTTGTGCTTTCTTTCTTTGGATGTATGGTGTTTGAAAATCCCctataggtgacaaggttttTCTTGCTAGAGTattcttgattcaacaatcaagagaggtaatggtttttcttaACCTATAttagttttgatgggtttatccTTGAGGTTGTTTATGGTGGTGTttaatggtttgattattgtaggttGGTGATGAGGTGATTATGatctgttttatttttttttcatgaaaataataTGTTTTGTTAAAAGGGCTCATGAGAATGTTTGAGAGAAAATGGGTTTGATGGGATTTATATGAGGgttgtattttatgtttatgttgctatGATTATTCTAGAccattgatttatgtaaaatatgcgaaaatgatgatagatgcatactAGGTTTTATGTGGAGGTAGATgagaattttgtgatattttatggTGGATCTTGAGTGTTTAGGCCTAGGGGTAAAAGGTTCAATCATGATTgttttcttgtatgttttgaaataATGGTGATTGTAAAAATATGATAGGATGTATATGATATTATGTATCAATGAATCATGATATGCATGAAAagtgatagaaacatgttaggtttaatacaaaggcatatatgaataatggtgttatgaatttatgtatgttgttgttattgttttgttggaTTCATGTATTAATTCATTGGAATAGAAAAAAGGTTTTATAAGATtgcatatgaatatgtgttagtgatattcttataattatttgtataataagagcatgataggattttggacatgtatgattttatgtgaaattttgagataaggatgaatttcatgagtaattatgcttgctgattttgtaaataattgggtaaaagtttgatgaaaaaagtgatttgcatgcataagtaatgtccataatgctatgttgattttatgaaattaaaaagggtattttaagtcacaataaaatgatattttactcaaataaatacctacagattttttattatatttttagaaaaatatgaggttttaaattcaatatagtgattttaatgataaaaatggttgctggaatttttgttaaaaaatgggaagtgtgtttcaataaaatgaatttgataagtatttgaaataaaaattaataccctaaattatggtaatattaaaaattttattttaatatggtatgaatgtatatttttatagttatgatttttctttattttgattgagaaaaatattgaattaaatttatttgtgatttttaaagaaattaaatagtggctgaaagtttggtttaaaaagtttaaaatgattatttaattgccatttatgaattttttttttggtgaataagAATCATTGAATTACTTCCAAAACACAACTACAACAGTCCAAGAAAAACCAAAACCCCTGAACCCCAAAGCCAATTTCTCCCCTGTATAGAACTACATATATGCTCAAACCAATCTCTATCTACAATCTTGGCCTTCTTAGGCATTACATGatatattcaaaatttaacatCACTTTGAATTCTCTGTACAATATGGTTAATTTGCCAAACTTTGTGAGTCCAAAGAGCATCATTCTGGACTAACCAGATGTGGTACACCAGAGCTGCCAGGATCACAGTATATATTTGCTTCCTCACCTTGCTAATTTGCTTTGCTTTGTCAATCCAATGCAGTAAACAACCTAGATTCTCAGCCCGAGAGTTCCATCTCAACCAAGCTTTCAGTCTAGTAAGGCAACTCCAGCTGTAAGAACACTCAAAGAATAAGTGTTTCTCATCCTCATCGTGATCACCACACAAAAGACAAGTACGATCAATAGTGGGGTTATATTTACTAATCTGAACCCGGGTACGAAGTTTCTCCTTCATTGCAAGCCAGAAAATGAATCTATGTTTAGGAATATTGAGTCTTCCCCAAATATTTTTGTTCCATTGAACGCGCTCAGTAAAAGGATATATAGAGTCATACCGATATTGAATACTATAACCTTTAATGATAAAAGTATTCAAGTCCATCTTAGCTTTAATGACATCCTTTACAGCAACAATCTTCCTCCAATGCCCAATCCCAGCAGACAAGTAAACACTGTGAATCCACCTAACCCAAAGAGTGTCCTTTTTAGCAGCAATCTCCCAAATGTATTTCCCCATAGTTGTTGTATTCCAGTTAATAACATTACGAAATCCTAAGCCTCAAGCCGTTTTCAGCAAACAGATACTCTCCCAAGCTACTTGACCCGAACCTGAACCATTAGCTAACCCTTTCCAAAGAAAGGATCTACAAATAGCTTCCACTTTCCTCAACAACAGCTTAGGAAAAATCATAATTTGAGCCCAATAGGAATGAATTGACATCAAAACAGAATTTATAAGAGTTACTCTGCCCATATAAGAGAGATTCCGTGAGCTCCATAGGCGAATCCGCTGAACCATTTTATCAATAATGATCCCACATTCAGCAGAACTGATTCGCTTGGAGCAAATCGGGATGCCTAGATATCTGAAAGGTAGGCGACTTCTCCTGAAACCCGACACCTTCAGCACTCTTCTCACTTTTGCATTTGCCATACCACTACAAAAAATATCTGATTTTGTAACATTAGGAAAAAGACCAGAGGATTTTGAAAACAAAGTGAGCCCCCTCAGCAGCAATAATATAGACACATAATCACCatgaaaaaataaaagaagatcATCTGCAAAACACAAGTGATTCAATCTCAAAGGCGCACACCTATCATGGAACTTAAAATCTGCCATCTTTCCAACCTTAGCCAGAATCCTAGAAAGATATTACATTCCAAGAACAAACAATAACAGTGACATCGGATATCCTTGATGCAAACCCCTCTTGGAAGCAAAAAAACCATGCATTGTTCCATTGATCATCAAAGAAAACTTCGGCGTTCGAACACATGTCATGATGAGATCGATAAAAATCTAGGGGAACTTAAAGGCAGTTAGCATTTCTTCTATAAAATCTCATTCCACCGTGTCATGCGCTTTCCTCAAATCAATATGTATCATACAACTCAGTTTACTATTTTTCCTACCATAATGGCGCACCAAATCTTGACAAACCATAatattgtaggcgatatatcttcCATGCACAAAACCCCCTTGATTTTCAACAACTAAATCAGGCAAAATCTTCCTCAATCTTGAACAAATTAACTTAGTGGCTACCTTATAAATCACATTGCAGCAAGCTCTAGGTCTAAAATCACCCACATTATCTGGGCACTTAGATTTTGGAATAAGAGTGATCGTTGTGGTATTTACCTCTTTCAAGAGTTTCCCAGATTTTAAGAAAGAGAGCACCGCATCACTAACTTCCGAGCCGACAAGAACCCAATTATCCTGAAAAAAGAAACTGCCATAACCATCAGGTCCTGGCGCCTTCATtccacttatgaatttatgttacataaaaactaagtcttaaataattcaaataaattatatttttccacacttaaaatatatttttctcacatcatttatgtaacacaattaaccaatattaaaatttatttttctaaggagacatagtaatcataggtattttaaataaattccaagattttgttaattctttgtaatttgagaataataaatgaaattatcacatgttttttttaagctaaataaaattattttataaaataaaataatgttttgagagatttaatcaacctagaaattttaagaaaataaagcatgttacaagtctattaattttaaaacgatagaagtcagacgtgtagaattatcgtttttaaacgtCGCAATTACGCAATGTTtccacatatgcatgttacatgaaaatctacttttacgtccaaaattatgtctattattcaaccatgtggtttttatagaaagatcatgcacgcaaagtaggtaaaatgagcattattcttttatggttttatgtgtaattaAGTATATTTGCATGTTgtgtgtgtaactcttattatgtgtgcatggcccatgcacacatgcactgtatgaaagggcaaaatagtaattttatgaagctaagaaatgtcgttttgattatggtataggctcgttgagaggttgtgaatttacttagctcggacctgaggtaaggaagttagatagaatttatgattgtttatgctatgaatggtaagacagttgtgtgaatgaaatgttatgaattatgaatgccataatgtgatgatacgttggcttgtatgaatatgttatgttatgaatggatgttagcgtgatgaacgcgacacatcaaatgggATGCTAatgatatgaagacgtaacccgagttactaaggatataaagacgtaactccaagggcgaacgcgccgaggttattcaaggaccagagactcttgtttacctcaaagggtggcatggacaagttagcgggccatgttcacaaggaattttgtatgaatgtgctatgatgtttatgttatgatgatgttatgatatgatgatgctatgatgtttatgttatgatatgatgatattgtgatgtataaagatgaacgaTAGTGTGTGAATTTGTTGtaccttacttgcttattgtttgtacttccttactgggcttttagctcacccccttactttcccttctaggtagcaaatatgtttctctgtggcacgcgtggtgacgtgaggagttctatcgttgtggggtgtatggcgtggggcatcctatggacggaaaaatgaTCACTTTAAGAcgccattttaattatgttatgttttaagagactttctaaattatcagtgggacttaattattggatttgttttcttttgaactttgcataaaaactcatattttcttttaaaactattgggcccaacttgcattattttaagcaagtccccactgagacttttataataagtggttttcttttatgaaccaatgaatatgtgaatgttttattaaccACTAGTCTAGGGCATTCTTTACAGAAATCATCCGACCAAGAGGGAAACCTAGCCCCTTCAAAACAAGTTGTTCCACCTCCTGCCCCAAAGAGAATAGTTCGATCGGCAACAAGTATTGGACGCCCAAGTGAACCTCTAAGAATTTTTGGCAAGTATAGTCGAGAGTTTCTCGACCATACAATTAACCATGAGAGGATGACTCATGCTTTTGATAGTCTTTTTCGACAAAGTATTGAAGTTGTCCTTAGCAGAGGCCTCACAAAAGTGATGAGCATAAGTACTTTCCTATAACCAAATGTGTTTACCTATTAGTTGGCCTCGTCCTACCtgcctttatttattttcagggACTTGTCACAATCAGCCATGCTCAACGCCAAGTGGTGAATTATAAAGATCTCATTAGGATTTTGAACGAACAGTTGGGACAAGTCTTGGCAGAAAATAAAGTCTTGATTGAGTCTGAAAAGGATCTTCAACAAAAAGTTGAGCAGGCGGAGAAGACAGTTGCCGATCGGGATAAATCTTTGAAGTACTAGGCTGATAAGAATATCAAGAAGATTCAAGTCATCAAAACTTTAATCAATCACATGGAGAAGAAGAATCAAGAGATTGAGGAGTTGAAGCAAGACAAATATGTCGATATGGCGCGTTATGAAGAGATCTGTTTCATCTGCTTCTATCAGCATGGAAGATGAACTCTCAACCTCGAATTTCTTTCTGAAGAAGAAAAGGCCGAGGAGCTCGCCAAGTGTGAGGCCAAGGCTTCTGAGGAGGCGAATCTTCCTGTTGGTGTTATGCCTTCTTCTCTAGCCTTGTCATTCCAACCAGAAGAAGTTCCAGGAACTGAAGACGGAGTTGACAACCCGGCCACTAATGTATTCGACCAGTAACTTTCTTTTTTTAAATACCTGGCCCTTCGATGtattttgtaaagacaattgttTCTTGGAAGCTTCTATACTTTGCTCATACGGCCGAGCTATTCACATTTTctactttacttttttttttaacttgaaacattctaagtctttttagacttaaaaccttatatatttttgcatgagtacttagttttattAACTTAGAAATTATATACATTTCTCATGTTTTTACTAAGTATACTTCCTCACACTCTTATTGCATtaaatttttgtgagaaaaataatTATATCCACACAAACATTTgtttctaacttcaagttttctaaaattagaaaaattcaaagttacttaagctttcttatacaagttagcttaatggccattTTCGActtaaaaaatttacaagtcagcctgaaaacaaatatcttaactcgtgtTCTTATTGTTTGTGTTAGATTATATGTCAATataccttatgtgccccccaagtaatcaacGGTTGAAGGATTcgtggtcacttgctacttgactaaATCCGTTCAAACAgttaattactcatgaaacacatagaCATGGAAAATATCCGAGCAACTGAATACTGCTTAAACGTATTGGCCGGTTGAACATTGCCCAATTTTAATGACCAGTTGTACACTGTTCGagtataaaaataattaacacacatgcatatttgtagcaagaatcgaccatgtTGCGCGTGATCTTTTTTATCATTCATAATAAGAAATGACAAAGCTTGTCTAAAACTGACTCTTAACCAAAAACGTAGATTACAGAAAAGAATAAGTGACTGGTCGGCTAATGAACAACCCCTTAACAAACTGAAATAACAAGTTTGTTGATAATATCTCCTCaaatgctcgccattccagtggttTCTGATCAACTCTCCATTCAGTCGAGATTGTTTGTAAGTGTCGAGAGGTAAAACTTTCTTGATCTGGTATGGTACCTCCTAATTTGGTCCTCGCACTCCACCTGCTGGGTCTTTGGTGAACActtttctgaggaccaaatcatCGACTTAGAACTTTCGATATTTTAccctggaattgaagtagcgagtcactttttgttgatgtgcaGCAACCCTCAAACTCACCTTTTCTTATTTCTCTTCCATCAGATCTAAAGACTCAGATAGTAATTGGTGGTTATTCTCCTGGCCATATATACTCCTTCGATATGATGGGGGATCAATCTCGACTggaaacatggcctcatacccatatgctatgGAAAAGGGAGTATGGCCAGTTGCTGTCCAAGCAGTAGTTTTGTACAACTAGAGGAGTTCTGGTAATTCTTCTACCCGAGAATCTTTAGCCTGTTCAAGGTGCTTCTTTAGAGTGTCCTTCAACATTTttttgactgcttcaacttgcccatttgcttttGGGTGAGCTACCgaggaggagaaacttttcgttATGCCATGTCTAGTGTAGAAATCAGTAAATAAGTCACTATCAAATTGAGTACCATTGTTTAACACTATCTTCTATGGAATGCCATAACGATAGACAATATTCTTCACTACAAAGTCTAACACTTTCTTGGAGGTGATTATTtctagtggttcagcttcggtccactttgtgaaatagttcACTGCAACTACTGCAAATTGTACCCCTCCATTTCTTTTGGGTAACCTCCcaatcagatcaattccccatactgcaaaaggccaaggaatttgcatctgtttcagttcaTTTGGTGGTGCTCGGGGTATCttagaaaatctttgacacttatcacactttttcacatattccatggaATCCTTGTTCATTATAGTCTAGAAATATCCTTGTCGCAAAATATTTTTAGGAAGACTTTGCCCTCCTAGAGTGGTCTCCACAAAGCCCTTCATGCACTTCAACTAGCAAGCATTTTGACTGGTTGGGTGTTACACGGTGGTAAAGAGTACCTTATCCTGTATAACACTCCATTCATTATGACATACCGGGCGGCTTGTCTCAACAACTTCTTTGCATCATTTTGGTTTATCGATAAAGTGCCCTGGTTGAGATAtacaatgatgggtgtcatccatgtGTCAGCAATTGTAATGGGCAATGCTTCCTTCTCAGTGATACTTGGATTAGCCAAGTATTCAATGAGTATGACGTTTAAAGTGAcagcatcttttgcactggcCAGTTTAGCTAAGGCTTTCTACATTGAAAATTTTCTCTCGTAGTACTAGTTTGATGGAGTACTTTTCAAATTGTGCTAGCATATCCTTGGATTTATTCAAATAGGCCACCATGCACAAACTTctagcctgatactctcccaaaaTTTGCCAGACAACTTGCTGTGAATCACTATTTATCTCTATCGACGTTCATGAACATCCTTGGCAAGTCGAAACCCTGCTAGTAGAGCTTCATACTCTGCCTTGTTGTTGGAGGCATTGAATCCATACCTTAAAGCGCAATGGATTCTATGTTGCTCAGGAATATCTCATTTTTGCTCAGACACATCCAATGTTTCCTGTTGGTCAggaatataaaaaaatttagtgcACTCAGCAATAAAGTCCGCCAAAGCTTGTCCCTTAATGGATGACAATGGTTGATATATGATTTCAAACTAGCCTAACTCTACatcccatttaagtagccgacaaGAATTTTTTGGATTTTGTAAAACCTGATGTAATGGATGGTCGGTAAGTACATTAATGAAATGAGCTTAAAAGTAGGGTGCAGTTTTCAAGAGGCAAGTAACAAGCGGTATGCTAACTTCTCGATCGGGGGGTACCTCGACTCTGCTCGTATCAACCGCTTGCTAATATAGTAGACCGGatgctgcactttatcttcttctcatATTAGAGCAGCGCTGACAACACGTTCCATAACTACCAAGTAACTGAAGATGTTGCTTTCTTCCTCCCAAACAAAGGCTTGTAAGAGTATTCTCCCAAAGACAATGATAAACACGATTGATTTGAATGGTTATGACTTCTTCCTCCTAAAGTAGACAATGAATACAATAACACAAATGAGTAGTACAACCACACAATTACTAGATTAAGAAAACCACTCTTAACCTCACATAAAAAGAACTCTCTAGTATTAcaatgttacataaaattaaagGAATGAGAGAGTTAAAGGTTTATGGTGCTTGGAGTCTTATTTATAGCTAAATGGTTGACCAATGATTGATTTATGAAATCTCAAACCCATTACAAAGAAATCTGCAACATTCCTTAAATAGATGATTCTGCCACATCGTTTAGTGAACCTGCTTGAGAAACTTGATCAGCCGTTCAGACAGATTGAATGAACCTGGTTTGAAATCCATCCAAGTTCATCGACATGAAAAGATCACGAGCATATTGAATGAACCTATATAGAATGCCATGTTGGTTCATTGGATAAATGGAAGCACGACCAAATCTGCAATTAATGTCAATAGTTGGTGCACAAAAATATATCAATAAATAAAATCTCAAAGCTTTCCAATTTTAtgcattttattaaataaataaagaaaccaaATATCTCAATATTAATTCAATGAATAATTTTACTAAGAGTTGAGATCCTGCACACAATATAGAACACAAGAAAATTTTCCATTTTGAAATTGATTTGGTAAGTCTGAAAAATTGATCTAATAAAACATATTCGTTGTGAACTTAGTATGTGATAACATGGTTTGACTTTTTTAAataatgatttgtgaattatttgaaatGTGTGATTgaatgaaattaaaataataatcgttaaatattaatttaattaataagaatTGTGAGTGGATCGCTTTAGAATAAAGTTTTGGGACTCAAGTGTAAAATTAACAGAGTAGTGAAATATTTAATTTACTAGATAGTTGAGGGTTAAATAACTTTTGGCATTTGTTCTAGAGCCTTTGCAAATGGTATGTTGATGTGAAGTTTCTTGAATATCTCAAGAAATTTAGAAAACTGCTTGTCAAGATTCACCTTTCGAAACCTTTGAGGATATGGTATTTTTGGTGTATGCTCCACTATTACAGGCTTGTCTATCCCTTTCTTTTGAAGATCTTCAGTAACCTTCTCTTGCTCTGGACTAGCTACCTTTTGATCCCGTGTCTTCTCCACTTCCTCTTGAACTGTAGGCCCGTCATACTTAGTATCACCCCTCAATGTGACCGCTTGACATTgctctttaggatttacctcAGAGGAGCTTGGTAAATTCCCTTAAGCCCAGTTAGACATTAACTTCACCAGTTGACCAGTTTGTGTCTATCGACGACCTTGTTTCAGTCATAAATTGGTTCAATGTGTCAATCTGTGCTTCTGTTGGGTTCACTTGAGAGTGCAGTGGTGGGTGTTGTGGCACTACTTGGCGAGGATCATAATACGGTCGAGGATTTAGCCCATATGTTTGTTGATGGGGTGGGTATTGAGGCTGATTTTGTGGGTATGGTGGTTGTgctccttgattatttttccaaaacataTTAGGATGGTTTCTCTAAGCTGGAGTATAAGACATGGAATACAGGTTGTTTAATGGTCTTGGAAAATTCCCAATAGCATGTGCCTGATCTAAAGGAATATTGTGGACATCAATAAAGAAACTGGTAGTAGTGTGACATTGTTCATAAGGATGCGGACCTCCACACATCTCACAAACAAACTTATTTTGCAGCTAAATAGCCTGAGCGAATATATTATTCTGCTATAGTTGTTTTGTTAACGACGCCACTTGTGCAGTAAGCATagcaatctgatcaacctcaaGAACTCCAGCAACCTTCTTATATTCACGTTCAGTTGGCCATTGGTAGTTTTTCATGTCCATTTCTTCTAACAGATTATGAGCTTCATTTGCACTTTTACTCATGAAGGTTCCTTCCGCTGCAACATCTATAATAGTCCTTGTATTTTCCTCCAAACCATTATAAGAAGTATCACCAACATCCATTTCTCAATACCATGATGTGGGCACTTTCGAAGTAATTCCTTAAACCTTTCCCAAGCATCTTACATCGATTCTCCATCCAACTGATGGAAATTATTAATTTCTCCTCGAGAACGGACAGACTTAGCAGGAGGAAAATATTTGGCAAGAAACTTTTCAGCAAGGTCCTCCCATGTAGTAATCGAGTTGGCTTGCAATGGGATCAACCAGATCTTAGCTCTGTCCCTTAAAGAGAATGGGAATAGTCTCAACCTGACTGCATCattactcaccccattcatcttgaatgTAGCACATAATTCCAAGAAGTTGGTGATGTGTAGGTTAGGATCTTCATTAGGCATCCCCCCAAATTGCACACAATTCTGAACCATCTGAATAATATAGGGTTTTATCTCAAAAGTTTTTGCCTCTACAGTAAGTGGACGAATGCAGGAATGTATCCCTGTAGCAGTCAGGAGTACATAGTTTCTTAATGGTGGATCAACTTCACCAGCATCAGCAGCGTTATTTACTCCAATATTTGGCAGTTGAGCCATTTTCTTTAACCAATACTGCCTTCTATTTCTCTTATAGGTCTTTTCAATTTCAGGATCAACAGGTACTAGTGGCTCCAATCCTTGACGTCGAATATGCTAATTGACCCTACAATTAAGAAACAAGTAG from Humulus lupulus chromosome 5, drHumLupu1.1, whole genome shotgun sequence encodes the following:
- the LOC133779760 gene encoding uncharacterized protein LOC133779760; this encodes MGKYIWEIAAKKDTLWVRWIHSVYLSAGIGHWRKIVAVKDVIKAKMDLNTFIIKGYSIQYRYDSIYPFTERVQWNKNIWGRLNIPKHRFIFWLAMKEKLRTRVQISKYNPTIDRTCLLCGDHDEDEKHLFFECSYSWSCLTRLKAWLRWNSRAENLGCLLHWIDKAKQISKVRKQIYTVILAALVYHIWLVQNDALWTHKVWQINHIVQRIQSDVKF